DNA sequence from the Staphylococcus epidermidis genome:
TGGAATAAAGATTTCCAAGAGTTTCAAGATATCTTAAATAGTGGCATTCACCCAGAATGGCTATACTGCGCTAAAGCAAATTTAGTTCTCGAACCCGCATACACTGGTGAAGGCAAACAATTTTTTAGTACACAAGACATCATTAAAGCAAGCAAAATCATTCCATTTTTTTAAGAATTTGGAATCCTTACATAAGAGCAATGAAAGTTTGATGAAAAGCTTCATTGCTCTATTAATAAATAATTCTATTTCCTAACTACAAATGATCGCATCATTAATAATTATCATTGTAGTATGTTGACTAATTTATCTCCTAATTTTCAATTTTATTATCAAAAAAACACCCTAAAACTAGAATTTGCTTCTAATTTTAGAGTGCCTCATTAATATAAATACATGCTTTAAGTTAAACATTAAAACGGAAATGAACAATATCCCCATCTTGCATGATGTAATCTTTACCTTCTAAACGTTGTCTTCCCGCTTCTTTAGCACCATTTTCTCCACCATGTTGTACATAATCTTCATAGCTTGTTACCTCTGCACGAATAAAACCACGTTCAAAATCAGTGTGAATAATTCCAGCACATTGTGGTGCGGTCATTCCTTGTTTAAATGTCCAAGCGCGCACTTCTTGCACACCGGCAGTAAAGTAAGTAGATAAACCTAACAAATCATATGTTGTTCTAATGAGTCTGTCTAAACCTGGTTCTTCAATGCCTAAATCTTCTAAGAACATTTCTTTATCTTCATCATCTAATGTAGCGATTTCTTCCTCAATTTTTGCACTAATAACGATAACTTCTGAATCTTCGTTTGCTGCATATTCACGAATTGCTTTCACTTTATCATTATCTTTATCTCCAATTTCATCTTCGCCAACATTAGCAATGTATAACATTTTCTTAGATGTTAATAACTGAGCTTGATTAACCCACTTTTGATCATCCTCATTGAAATCAATACTGCGTACTGGTTTACCGTCTTCTAACGCTTCTTTAATTTGTGTTAATATACGTAATTCCATCTCAGCTGTTTTATCTTTTTGACGAGCCATCTTCTCTATTTTCGGTAAACGTTTTTCAACAGATTCTAAATCTGCTAAAACAAGTTCCATATTAATGACTTCTATGTCATCAAGCGGATTAACACGCCCTGATACATGTGTTACATTCTCATCGTCAAACGCACGAACCACCTGACATATAGCATCTACTTCACGAATATGTGAAAGGAATTTATTTCCTAAACCTTCGCCCTTAGATGCACCTTTAACAATACCTGCAATATCAGTAAACTCAAAAGTTGTAGGAATTGTTTTTTTAGGTTGAACCATTTCTTCTAATTTTATTAAACGTGAATCTGGCACTTCAACGATACCAACATTGGGATCAATCGTTGCGAAGGGATAGTTTGCTGCTAATGCGCCAGCTTTAGTAATTGCATTAAATAGGGTAGACTTACCTACGTTAGGCAAACCTACGATACCTGCTGTTAAAGCCATTATTCATTCTCCTAACTTTCTTTGTCTTGATGAGATTCAAGAACTTTTTTCATTTTCTTATTAAACACTTGCCGTGGAATCATAACACTGCGCTGACAATGTTCACATTTAATACGAATATCAGCACCCATTCTAATAATCTTAAAACGATTTGTTCCACATGCATGTGGTTTTTTCATTTCTACTATATCATTTATTCCATACTTTGACGTCATGAAATGACCTCCAATGATGATTAGCTTTTTTCTTCATTATAATTTGAAATGACTGGTTGTGGCATGCGAATACCTTCTTGTCTAAACATTTTTTGAGCTTCCTTACGAATAATACGAGCGCCTGAAAATCCTTCACCAGGAATTGTTTCCGCTGAAATTCGTATAGTAACCTTATTAGATTCTATCGCATCAATGCCATCAACAACTGGATCGCTGACAAATAAGTAATATTTACTACGTAAAGAAACAAATAAACGATTGAGTTTCTTTTCAACTTGATCTATATTTTCATCAACTGATACTGGTAGTTCTACAATAGCAGTCCCATTTGTAATTGAAAAGTTCGTAATTTCCCCCATGCTACCATTAGGTAAAATAGTCAGTTCTCCCGAAATTGTATTAATTCGCGTTGATCTTAAACCAATAGATTTCACAGTACCTTCTGCTACCGTAGTTCCTGAACTATTGATTTTAACATAGTCACCCACATCAAATTGATTTTCAAAGATAATAAAGAAACCTGTAATAATATCTTTTACTATTGTTTGCGCACCGAAACCAACTGCAATACCTACAACTCCAGCACTAGCGATGATACCTTCGACGCTAATACCAAACTTACTTAAAATTGTTGTGATAACAACAAACCATACGATATATTTTACTATGTTTTGTACAAGAGAAATCAGTGTTTTTGAACGTTTTTTATTTCCTTTTTTGCTTTTATTTTGAATTTTAAATGCTTGCTCAATAATCTTATTCAAAATTGCTATAACAACAATCGCTACAAGGATATAAATTAAAATCATTATTACTTTAGTAATTAAATTTTCATATGTTTCAACCTTTGTTAAAGGTTCGAACAATGAAGATAAAATATGTTTAAGTT
Encoded proteins:
- the ychF gene encoding redox-regulated ATPase YchF; translated protein: MALTAGIVGLPNVGKSTLFNAITKAGALAANYPFATIDPNVGIVEVPDSRLIKLEEMVQPKKTIPTTFEFTDIAGIVKGASKGEGLGNKFLSHIREVDAICQVVRAFDDENVTHVSGRVNPLDDIEVINMELVLADLESVEKRLPKIEKMARQKDKTAEMELRILTQIKEALEDGKPVRSIDFNEDDQKWVNQAQLLTSKKMLYIANVGEDEIGDKDNDKVKAIREYAANEDSEVIVISAKIEEEIATLDDEDKEMFLEDLGIEEPGLDRLIRTTYDLLGLSTYFTAGVQEVRAWTFKQGMTAPQCAGIIHTDFERGFIRAEVTSYEDYVQHGGENGAKEAGRQRLEGKDYIMQDGDIVHFRFNV
- a CDS encoding DUF951 domain-containing protein produces the protein MTSKYGINDIVEMKKPHACGTNRFKIIRMGADIRIKCEHCQRSVMIPRQVFNKKMKKVLESHQDKES
- a CDS encoding mechanosensitive ion channel family protein, yielding MNQLKHILSSLFEPLTKVETYENLITKVIMILIYILVAIVVIAILNKIIEQAFKIQNKSKKGNKKRSKTLISLVQNIVKYIVWFVVITTILSKFGISVEGIIASAGVVGIAVGFGAQTIVKDIITGFFIIFENQFDVGDYVKINSSGTTVAEGTVKSIGLRSTRINTISGELTILPNGSMGEITNFSITNGTAIVELPVSVDENIDQVEKKLNRLFVSLRSKYYLFVSDPVVDGIDAIESNKVTIRISAETIPGEGFSGARIIRKEAQKMFRQEGIRMPQPVISNYNEEKS